ACATAATAGATGACGAGGAAGGAGCTGAAGTTCTGGATAAGGATAAGTCCCGGAAAGAAGGAAAATGTCGCAAAACAAAGCATCCGGAAATTACGGTTTTTCAAGGTTGTCTTTAGTCCGGCAAAGAATTGCAGCTTCTCTTTTCCGTCGTGCGTGCGTGCATCAGGATCCTTTTTAAGAAAGCGGTGCTTTGTCGGGTCCTTCAACAGGGTGATGGGTACCATGGCCAGGGCAATGACCATCACACCAAGCCCCAATGCCAGCACTCGTGCCCCCTGTACCCCGTCTTCAAAGATGTCCCATTGCGTGATCGCGAACAACCAGGCCATTGGGATGGCGGCCAAGCTGCCAATGAAGTTCATCGTCCCCATGAGGCGCGTCCGTTCATGGTAGTCCGGTGTCAACTCGTATCCCATCGCGACAAACGGCGTCGCATACACCGTGTAGGCCAGATAGAATATCAGGGACATCCCCAGGAAAAACCAGAAGTAGGCCATCTCGCTCCAACCTTGCGGCAGTTGCCACATCAGCATCAGACAGATCCCGACCGAGACCGAGCCAAGTAGAAGAAAGGGTTTGCGCCGGCCCCAGCGTGACCGCCAGTTGTCCGACATGTACCCGACCACCGGGTCCGTGAAGGCATCCCACAGCCGCGGAAGCCCAAGGGCCAACCCAACCAGAAAGGCGTCCACCTTTAATTCCACTGTCAGGACGAAAGGCGCAAGATTCACGATCGCCAGCGCCAGAATGATGTTCGAGATCTGCCCGGTCCCATAAAATATCTTCTGCGGCAGGGGGATGCGGTCCTCCGGGGAGGTCTGATGGTGGGGGTTGGTTTTCATTTAGAGGGGGTAGCTGTTTTGGGTAACTGTTTTAAGAGTGTTTTCATGCCTTGCAATCTTGCCATCGACCTGATTGTTTACGTAAACTTTAGACGCTTTTCTGAATCCCTTTCCTTACGCCCCATGCCAAAACGTATCAGCCTGCAACAGATCGCCGATAAAGTCGGTGTATCGAAGATGACCGTGTCGCTTGCCCTTCGCGAGCATCCAAGGATTCCACGTGCGACGCAGGAACGGGTAAAGAAAGTTGCGGGGGAGCTGGGCTACAAGCCGAACCCGGAAGTGGCACAACTGATGAGCGCGATCCGCAAGGACACCTCGGATGACCAGGGCTTGCCGTTGGCTTACGTGACGACCGGGGAGAATCGGAGTTTCTGGCGCAATTCACCGACTGAACTGGCGTATTGGGACGGGGCCTCAGCCCGGGCTAAGACCTACGGCTATTACCTCGAGGAGCACTGGATGGACGAACCGCGGATGACGGAGCGGCGGCTGAGTGACATTTTGTGGAACCGTGGAGTAAAGGGAATCATTGTGCCTCCGATGGTGCGGACATTAACGGGTAAGATCAGGCATGTGAAGCTCGCCTTCAACTGGCAGAAGTTTGCCGCAGTGACGATTGGGGACATGCTTACCTCGCCCGAATTGAACAGGGTGATCCACGACCACTACGCATCCATTCTAACCGCGATGGACAAGTTGATCGAGCTGGGTTACCGACGCATCGGCCTGTGCCTGACCGAGCACATGGACTTGACGGTTAATCAACGCTGGCAGGCCGGTTACCGGGTCTACCGGGCCAACCATCCAATTGAGCGGATTGAGCCCCTTATCGTTCGCGACCTCTCGGCCTCTGCCATTCAGGAATGGATCGATAACAATCAGCTCGATGCGATCATCGGCGCGGAATTGCGCATGCCGCGGTTCTTTCAAGAGATGGGATTGCAGATGGGCAAGGATCTCGCCTATGCGGATCTTGATCTGGATATTGATAATCCCAGTCACCGCCATATCAGCGGGATTGTACAGAATTCCGGCATGCTCGGCATGGCCGCCGTCGACCTTGTGGTTTCCAGCCTCAACCGCAACCAGCTCGGCGCACCCGAGGTCCCCTTCGTCATGCAGGTCGAGGGAACCTGGAAGCTGGGCCCCTCGACCCCAAAAAGAAAAAAACCGAACACGCGGCGTAAACCTGCCAGTAGGTCAAAAAAGTAGCTTTGTCATAAAGATAGAGGGTTCCTTCTGAGTTTTTAGATAACCTGAATGCTTGAAATCGCAATCCAGCATGTGCGATTTACGTAAACTCAGGGCGCGCTTCAAC
This region of Oceanipulchritudo coccoides genomic DNA includes:
- a CDS encoding MFS transporter — its product is MKTNPHHQTSPEDRIPLPQKIFYGTGQISNIILALAIVNLAPFVLTVELKVDAFLVGLALGLPRLWDAFTDPVVGYMSDNWRSRWGRRKPFLLLGSVSVGICLMLMWQLPQGWSEMAYFWFFLGMSLIFYLAYTVYATPFVAMGYELTPDYHERTRLMGTMNFIGSLAAIPMAWLFAITQWDIFEDGVQGARVLALGLGVMVIALAMVPITLLKDPTKHRFLKKDPDARTHDGKEKLQFFAGLKTTLKNRNFRMLCFATFSFFPGLILIQNFSSFLVIYYVYGGDNAAASVLLGWSGSLAAFLGVVFIPLVTFMGTHLGKRKAFIVCAGLALFGTLIKWWCYQPSMPYVNLIPGPFIGIGFSALWVLMGSMMADVCDEDELHTGERREGTYSAVFWWIVKLGLSASLATSGLLLNATGFNEDLGASQADGVYFAMRICDIVFPALFISAAIYFTWKFPLTEELSYQIKAELEAKRGKVAMLHEEGAQA
- a CDS encoding LacI family DNA-binding transcriptional regulator is translated as MPKRISLQQIADKVGVSKMTVSLALREHPRIPRATQERVKKVAGELGYKPNPEVAQLMSAIRKDTSDDQGLPLAYVTTGENRSFWRNSPTELAYWDGASARAKTYGYYLEEHWMDEPRMTERRLSDILWNRGVKGIIVPPMVRTLTGKIRHVKLAFNWQKFAAVTIGDMLTSPELNRVIHDHYASILTAMDKLIELGYRRIGLCLTEHMDLTVNQRWQAGYRVYRANHPIERIEPLIVRDLSASAIQEWIDNNQLDAIIGAELRMPRFFQEMGLQMGKDLAYADLDLDIDNPSHRHISGIVQNSGMLGMAAVDLVVSSLNRNQLGAPEVPFVMQVEGTWKLGPSTPKRKKPNTRRKPASRSKK